A genomic segment from Hypanus sabinus isolate sHypSab1 chromosome 8, sHypSab1.hap1, whole genome shotgun sequence encodes:
- the myf6 gene encoding myogenic factor 6: MMELFETNPFFCHDQRYLVGESMVFTHLDGTAVSPLYPGSEGGLSPVGDAGQPEPSCDSGSEEHVYAPPSLKSHCPGQCLIWACKACKRKSATTDRRKAATLRERRRLKKINEAFEALKRRTVPNPNQRLPKVEILRSAIHYIEKLQDLLQSLDQQDKLRENVESTNACIGSHSQVDTEGRWGTNTCPSGWGNLSDHSNILTKLHKEGNNSESSGTSSLRYLTSIVDSISTDESTTVYNQDLNAK, from the exons ATGATGGAGCTGTTTGAAACCAATCCCTTTTTCTGTCACGATCAGCGATATCTGGTTGGCGAGAGTATGGTTTTTACACACTTGGATGGAACCGCCGTATCCCCCCTGTACCCGGGAAGCGAGGGCGGTCTGTCTCCTGTCGGAGATGCTGGCCAACCCGAACCCAGCTGTGACAGCGGCAGCGAGGAGCACGTGTATGCACCGCCGAGCCTTAAGTCCCACTGTCCCGGGCAGTGCTTGATCTGGGCATGTAAAGCTTGCAAAAGGAAGTCAGCCACTACTGACAGAAGGAAGGCGGCGACTCTCAGAGAGAGGAGGAGGCTCAAGAAAATCAACGAGGCTTTCGAGGCGTTAAAGCGCAGGACGGTGCCAAACCCTAATCAAAGGCTTCCCAAAGTGGAGATTCTCCGCAGCGCCATTCACTACATCGAGAAACTGCAGGATCTGTTGCAAAGTCTTGACCAGCAAGATAAGCTTCGGGAAAACGTGGAGTCGACCAACGCTTGCATCGGCTCCCATTCACAG GTGGACACTGAGGGCCGATGGGGAACAAACACCTGTCCTTCTGGATGGggaaacctgtctgatcattccaACATCCTGACTAAACTCCACAAAGAAG GAAATAACTCGGAATCATCAGGAACCAGCAGCCTTCGTTACCTGACCTCCATAGTAGACAGTATCTCAACGGACGAATCGACTACAGTATACAACCAAGACTTGAATGCAAAGTAA
- the myf5 gene encoding myogenic factor 5, with amino-acid sequence MDIMVDCHFSPSDLFSDNSCLSSPEEADFADDSEHGALVFGDHKLKSRGTEEEHIKAPNGHHQAGHCLMWACKACKRKSSNTDRRKAATMRERRRLKKVNQAFETLKRCTSANPNQRLPKVEILRNAISYIESLQELLREQVANYYNLPGNGNSEPGSPTSNCSDGMMVCNSPVWSRRSIISDRIYCSELQNVCSNSRGLAVSSLDYLSNIVERISPSPERCLLSGPDGRTTSPHVSDSSQPTTPSQPVYHVL; translated from the exons ATGGATATCATGGTCGACTGCCACTTTTCTCCTTCCGATCTGTTCTCCGATAATTCTTGTCTGTCATCGCCCGAGGAGGCGGACTTTGCCGATGATTCTGAGCATGGCGCGTTAGTGTTTGGGGACCACAAGCTGAAGTCCCGTGGAACTGAAGAGGAGCATATCAAAGCACCAAATGGCCATCACCAGGCGGGCCACTGCCTGATGTGGGCTTGCAAAGCTTGCAAACGCAAAAGCTCCAACACCGACAGGAGAAAGGCAGCTACCATGAGAGAGAGGAGAAGACTGAAGAAAGTGAACCAGGCTTTCGAGACTCTGAAGAGATGCACAAGCGCCAATCCGAACCAGCGACTGCCCAAAGTGGAGATCCTGAGGAACGCCATCAGCTACATCGAGAGCCTACAGGAACTTCTCAGGGAACAGGTGGCGAACTATTATAACCTCCCGGGCAATGGCAATTCGGAGCCGGGAAGCCCCACATCAAATTGTTCAGACGGAATG ATGGTATGTAACAGTCCCGTTTGGTCTAGAAGGAGCATCATCTCTGACCGCATTTACTGTTCGGAATTACAGAATG TTTGTTCCAACAGCCGAGGCCTTGCTGTTTCCAGCTTGGACTATCTGTCCAACATAGTGGAGCGGATTTCACCGTCCCCCGAGCGTTGTCTCCTTTCAGGACCGGATGGAAGGACCACATCCCCACATGTCAGCGATTCCTCGCAGCCTACAACTCCCAGCCAGCCAGTCTACCATGTTCTTTAG